The following coding sequences are from one Nicotiana tomentosiformis chromosome 3, ASM39032v3, whole genome shotgun sequence window:
- the LOC108947537 gene encoding replication protein A 70 kDa DNA-binding subunit B-like — protein sequence MATQIHDIKQISGNSMQWNLKVRVVRMWVMPDRFKPEIPYSIELVLQDSKGDRIHASIGKYVVKFFRNKIHELRLYRMNYFVVGPNNLKLRTTAHNLRLTFTQKTFVEEINDLSFHMNIFNLRSFDQLTNQHDVDQTELLDVVGQVVTYEDVKTYKQGDNQSVFINVVLEDDQRNRILATLWSELVDQIQHHLNESTDEPLIVVFQHMKAQKFRGNYSVRSCWYQTKIWINSTLPQSIDFKSRLLAARQSNFERITQTSSQQSYSVRDELDKGIVLFKTIRDLVQCTQECSYWIAAKLVNLELDQGWSYLACNKCSRKVDKVKNKYFCKKCNEEEFSFTHRYRLQVRVMDGTAFISLLLWNREAMQLIGKSAKELKERLLEVEVYKVLKLTDDDDLLKEYNHSLFDDTITDPQFFDGQSSSGDKLFGDLMAETQLKSVLQTPIEKSVSESGSSVLEDGDACNAKISPLKTYDKKTRSANKASAVGPDDDFNSQLSKWKNILSKSNHFHGFGQNDFIHSTTIRRNAFEKGKTEQSLTDITNRLNSPQLCIAPIKICEQVSSSQSQQQYPNSMQQQHLRYDLSPSKLQSDHLLPDLNELPLLQEFVDTTIIGNASQKGKTKQSLMDITNRLNFPRFRTTP from the exons ATGGCCACACAAATTCATGATATCAAACAAATTTCAGGCAACTCGATGCAATGGAATCTCAAAGTTAGAGTTGTTCGAATGTGGGTAATGCCGGATCGCTTTAAGCCGGAAATACCGTATTCAATTGAATTGGTTTTACAGGATTCTAAG GGTGATCGTATACATGCTTCAATCGGAAAGTATGTTGTTAAGTTTTTTAGGAACAAGATACATGAACTTCGCTTATATCGTATGAACTACTTTGTAGTCGGACCAAATAATTTGAAGTTGAGGACTACGGCACACAACCTGAGGCTGACATTTACTCAAAAGACATTTGTTGAGGAAATAAATGACCTTTCATTTCATATGAACATCTTTAACTTGCGCTCTTTTGACCAACTAACAAATCAACATGATGTCGATCAGACAGAATTACTCG ATGTTGTTGGTCAGGTTGTGACCTATGAAGATGTTAAGACCTACAAGCAAGGAGACAACCAAAGTGTCTTTATTAATGTTGTGCTCGAAGATGATCA GAGGAACAGGATTTTGGCAACCTTATGGAGTGAACTTGTGGATCAAATTCAACATCACTTGAATGAATCCACTGATGAgcctttgattgttgttttccagCATATGAAAGCTCAAAAATTTCGAG GTAATTACTCAGTGCGTAGCTGTTGGTATCAGACAAAGATATGGATAAATTCTACGTTGCCGCAATCTATTGACTTTAAATCCAG ATTACTTGCAGCACGTCAATCAAACTTTGAGCGAATCACTCAAACAAGTTCTCAGCAAAGTTACTCTGTTAGAGATGAGTTAGACAAAGGAATTGTACTGTTTAAAACTATAAGGGATTTAGTTCAGTGCACGCAA GAATGTAGCTATTGGATTGCGGCAAAATTGGTTAATTTGGAACTTGACCAGGGATGGTCATACTTGgcatgcaacaagtgtagtaGAAAGGTTGATAAAGTTAAAAATAAATACTTTTGTAAGAAATGCAATGAAGAAGAATTTTCATTTACTCACAG GTATAGGCTTCAAGTTCGTGTTATGGATGGAACCGCTTTTATCTCATTGTTGCTTTGGAATCGCGAAGCTATGCAGCTTATAGGGAAGTCCGCAAAAGAACTTAAGGAAAGATTACTTGAG GTCGAAGTCTACAAAGTTCTTAAGCTTACTGATGATGATGACCTTCTAAAGGAATACAATCACAGTTTATTCGATGATACTATCACT GATCCACAGTTTTTTGATGGACAAAGCTCAAGTGGAGATAAGCTTTTCGGG gaTCTTATGGCCGAAACTCAGCTGAAGTCTGTTTTGCAAACTCCCATCGAGAAAAGCGTATCAGAAAGTGGATCGTCCGTGTTAGAAGATGGTGATGCTTGCAATGCAAAAATATCTCCTTTGAAGACGTATGACAAGAAGACTAGATCCGCTAATAAGGCATCAGCAGTAGGACCAGATGACGACTTCAATTCTCAACTCTCAAAGTGGAAGAACATTCTGTCCAAATCCAACCATTTTCATGGATTTGGACAGAATG ACTTTATCCATTCTACTACTATCAGACGGAATGCTTTTGAAAAAGGAAAAACAGAACAATCATTAACGGACATAACAAATCGTCTGAATTCCCCTCAATTATGTATTGCACCCATAAAGATTTGTGAACAAGTTTCATCATCTCAGTCTCAACAACAATATCCAAATTCAATGCAACAACAACATTTGCGATATGATTTGTCGCCTTCAAAATTGCAAAGCGATCATCTTTTACCAGATTTAAATGAGTTACCATTATTGCAAG AATTTGTTGATACTACTATCATAGGGAATGCTTCTCaaaaagggaaaacaaaacaatcaTTAATGGATATAACAAATCGTCTAAATTTCCCTCGATTTCGTACTACCCCATAA